The nucleotide sequence gatgaatattTACAAAGTGCTACATTCTATTGGTGGCAAACTCAACTCATCCATCACCACCACATTCATGCATTTCTAACCTGCTAGTCCAGTGAGTTCACTGTCCACTGATGCATATCCTGTCCTCATCATGGGGACCGGTCAGACTAGTGCTGATGGGAGGGATGTGTGTTGTCAGGCTGAGAGAGAAGGCCAGTGAGTTTGAGAAGAGGGGGGTGGTCCTCTCCTCCGTCCGCTCCGTCTCTGAGCCTCTTCATCTGGGTAGACTCCAGGGGAACCACTTTGACCTGGTGGTACGGGATCTGAGGCCACACCAGGGTCATGGCACACTGATGGAGCTGGACTCACTGGTGCAGGAGGCTGTGGAGAACGTAAAGGTGAGACACTCCTATTCTGTGGCCTCCattcaaccctggtcctggagaaaTGCAGGGTTTTGTCCAGCCCAGCACTGAAGCACTCAATGTAACTAATCACCAAGCGCTTGATTGGCTGAATAAAAACATCAGACCCTGTTGGCCCCCAGACCCAAACTTGGAAGCAAATGTAGATTTTTCTGTGCACTTTAATAGTAATTTCCACTGCACTGTGTGTAATTGAGGAGTGTTGTTCTCTGATCTGTAGTGAGAAGTAATTAAATGTCAATTCTTTTAGGTCAAGGGGTTTGTGAACTACTATGGACCTCAGAGGTTTGGGACTGGACAGAGTGTTCAGTCTGACCGCGTCGGACTGGCCCTGCTCAAAGAGGAAATGGTACAGTTACATCTTCTGTGTTCTTATATTACAAGAAACTGAAAACAGTGGATGTCAGTGTTTCTATTTGTTCTGTCTGACTGGGTTGTCTTTCATGTGTCTCAGGTGGCAGCTGTCCGTCTGTTTTTCACACCAGAAGAGGGTGATGATCCTCAGAGCGTTGCCAAGAGACACTTCCTCCAGACTGGTGAGAAATCCCTGCTTACACTAGTCACCATTTCCTGTTTACCATGTTCTCTGTTTATATGGACCCAACCTTTTTCAGATTAAAAaatgttcacctttatttaaccaggtaggctagttgagaacaagttctcatttacaactgcgacctggccaagataaagcaaagcagtgcgacacaaacaacaacacagagttacacatggaataaacaaacatacagtcaataaaacagcaggatttttcttttttttctttttctgtttttcattttctACTCTTCTCCATTCTGACCCtgttcctccacccctctcctccctcatctcagATAATGCCAAGGAGGCCCTGTCTCTGATGCCCATGTCCAAGGCCAGAGAGAGGATGATGCTGAGGGCCCTACATCGCTATGGGACGGGCCCAGAGGGCTGCACCCGTGCCTGGCTCAGCCTGCCCCATGGGATGAGGGTCTTCTACCCCCACGCATACTGCAGGTCTGGGATTCACATCACCTGTTTAACTGATTGAAATATCCTTTATGGTTCTATTTGTATTCCTACTTTCATTTGTATTTCCTTCTTCCTCTTCACTCACTTTGTTTGCAGTATACTATATCAATAAAGATTGTTTTGATTTGCAGCCGGGTCTGGAACGAGGCGGCTGCACACAGGCTGACCACGCTGGGCCACAGGGCCAGGCAGGGAGATCTGGTCTggaagcagaggagagaggaggggatagaggcagGAGAAACCAGCTTACCTCAGGTAGTTCAGTTCCAGGGAGATCTGGTCTggaagcagaggagagaggaggggatagaggcagGAGAAACCAGCTTACCTCAGGTAGTTCAGTTCCAGGGAGATCTGGTCTggaagcagaggagagaggaggggatagaggcagGAGAAACCAGCTTACCTCAGGTAGTTCAGTTCCAGGATGACTTAATAACGGAGTCAAATAAACAGTCAAAGTCACTTGTGTGAATCATTTTTAATCTGTGCTAGAGAGTTGGTCACTAGGCTCTATCTTTGAGTGTGACACCCAGTGATACTCGCTCACTGAGATTGAACCAGTCATAAAGATGGTACTGAGATGGACCTTTGCACTCTCTATTCCCCCAGATTCATGTTGTTACTgctgcagaggaggaggaggaagtctaCTCACTAGGacaggtatgtacacacacacacctgtccactCCCCTGTTCGACAGTACCTTGTACCATTTTAACTATTAATCTACTCTGCAAACATGGGTGTGTTGTCTGAGTGCGTTGCTGAGCCCGGTGAAACCTACATCCACAAGACACTACACAAATCAAATGGGTTATGATTCTATTGAATCCATTGTTCACTTCTGCTGTGCTCTTCCATCAGGTGGTTCTTCCCATGCTTGGCAACACTGTGAAGTACCCAGAGAACCCTGTAGGGGGCTGGTACCAGGAGAGACTGGCGAGGGATGGACTACAGAGCTGTCGTTTCAGAGTCACTCCTCTCAAACTGAACCTCCCTGGCTGCTACCGCCCCTTACTGGCCATCCCACATAGCCTGACCTACAGGCTGGAGCAGGGCCAGAGAGCTGGGGAGAGGCAACAGGAGTGGAATGGAAAGTCACAGGCTAGTGGAGCGGTACCACAGTACCCTGACACAGACACAACTAGACCTGGAGgtctggagaggcagagaggaggggagaacgtGCAGGGTAATAGAGAGGGGGAGTCAACGGTGCAGTACCCCGGCACAGACACAACTAGACCTGGAGgtctggagaggcagagaggaggggagaacgtGCAGGGTAATAGAGAGGGGGAGTCAACGGTGCAGTACCCCGGCACAGACACAACTAGACCTGGAGgtctggagaggcagagaggaggggagaacgtGCAGGGTAATGGAGAGGGGGAGTCAACGGTGCAGTACCCCGGCACAGACACAACTAGACCTGGAGgtctggagaggcagagaggaggggagagcgtGCAGGGTAATGGAGAGGGGGAGTCAACGGTGAAGTACCCTGACACAGACACAACTAGTTTGACGTTGAACTTTGACCTGGACTCTTCCTGCTACGCCACCATCTGCCTCAGAGAGGTCATGAAATGTTAACCTTAAACTGGAGTCTCAGATGTTGTATGTACTACTGTGTGTATAGTATTTTGATGAATATTGTACTTTGTACACAGTATGGCCTCTTGTGTACTTGTAGGATACTGctacagtattgtgttgtgtacacattattgtaacggttttctaatggtgaaggagagtcggaccaaactgcagcgtgtagattacgatccatgttttaataaacaaacgtaacacgaatctaaatacaatatctacaaaaaacaataaacgtaatgaaaaccgaaacagcctaaactggtgcaaacgaaCACAgaatcaggacatcaagacaataaggacaatcacccacaatacaaccaaagaatatggctgcctaaatatggttcccaatcagagacaacgataaccacctgcctctgattgagaaccactccagacagccatagactttcctagaacaccctactaagctacaatcccactaacatacacaccaaaacccccagacaaaacacaccacaatacaaaaactccatgccacaccctggcctgacccaatacataaagataaacacaaaatacatagaccagggcgtgacaattatgGCCTCTTGTGTACTTGTAGGATACTGctacagtattgtgttgtgtacacGTTATGGCCTCTTGTGTACTTGTAGGATACTGctacagtattgtgttgtgtacacATTATGGCCTCTTGTGTACTTGTAGGATACTGCTACAGTATTGTGTTTTGTACACATTATGGCCTCTTGTGTACATGTTTGCTGATTCGTTGCCTGATTTGTCAGACATGTCGTTAATAAAAAAATGCTTTGTTCATTTACTGACTGAATGAGAATTCTTCACAGTGGATTAGAGGTAGAATCACATTGAATGTTGAAGTTAATTTAGTTGTGTGAATGTAGAAGAACCTCAGCCTACACAGCATGGTCAATAGAAGGTGATCTCAGCCTACACAGCATGGTCACTAGAGGGTGATCTCAGCCTGCACAGCATGGTCACTAGAAGGTGATCTCAGCCTGCACAGCATGGCCACTAGAGGGTGATCTCAGCCTGCACAGCATGGTCACTAGAAGGTGATCTCAGCCTGCACAGCGTGGTCACTAGAAGGTGATCTCAGCCTACACAGCATGGTCACTAGAGGGTGATCTCAGCCTACACAGCATGGCCACTAGAGGGTGATCTCAGCCTACACAGCATGGCCACTAGAGGGTGATCTCAGCCTGCACAGCATGGTCACTAGAGGGTGATCTCAGCCTACACAGCATGGTCACTAGAGGGTGATCTCAGCCTACACAGCATGGTCACTAGAAGGTGATCTCAGCCTACACAGCATGGCCACTAGAGGGTGATCTCAGCCTACACAGCATGGTCACTAGAGGGTGATCTCAGCCTACACAGCATGGTCACTAGAGGGTGATCTCAGCCTACACAGCATGGCCACTAGAGGGTGATCTCAGCCTACACAGCATGGTCACTAGAGGGTGATCTCAGCCTCAGCCTACACAGCATGGTCACTAGAGTGTGATCTCAGCCTGCACAGCATGGTCACTAGAGGGTGATCTCAGCCTACACAGCATGGTCACTAGAGGGTGATCTCAGCCTACACAGCATGGTCACTAGAGGGTGATCTCAGCCTGCACAGCATGGTCACTAGAGGGTGATCTCAGCCTACACAGCATGGCCACTAGAGGGTGATCTCAGCCTACACAGCATGGCCACTAGAGGGTGATCTCAGCCTACACAGCATGGTCACTAGAGGGTGATCTCAGCCTACACAGCATGGCCACTAGAGGGTGATCTCAGCCTACACAGCATGGTCACTAGAGGGTGATCTCAGCCTACACAGCATGGTCACTAGAGGGTGATCTCAGCCTACACAGCATGGTCACTAGAGGGTGATCTCAGCCTACACAGCATGGTCACTAGAGGGTGATCTCAGCCTACACAGCATGGCCACTAGAGGGGGATCTCAGCCTACACAGCATGGCCACTAGAGGGGGATCTCAGCCTACACAGCATGGCCACTAGAGGGTGATCTCAGCCTACACAGCATGGCCACTAGAGGGGGATCTCAGCCTACACAGCATGGCCACTAGAGGGTGATCTCAGCCTACACAGCATGGTCACTAGAGGGTGATCTCAGCCTGTACAGCATGGTCACTAGAGGGTGATCTCAGCCTACACAGCATGGTCACTAGAGGGTGATCTCAGCCTACACAGCATGGTCACTAGAGGGTTATCTCAGCCTACACAGCTTGTTCACTAGAGGATTATCTCAGCCTTCACAGCATGGTCACTAGAGGGTGATCTCAGCCTACACAGCATGGTCACTAGAGGGTGATCTCAGCCTATACAGCATGGTCACTAGAGGGTGATCTCAGCCTACACAGCATGGTCACTAGAGGGTGATCTCAGCCTACACAGCATGGTCACTAGAGGGTGATCTCAGCCTACACAGCATGGTCACTAGAGGGTGATGGTGCCTCATGAGTTGTTTATCAGGTGAACAAGTGAATTAATACCTACTTGAAGGTACAGTAACTGAGTAAAACATGTTAACACTAGTCTGTTTCTCTTTTGATGCCAGTACTGGACAAACTCTTGCCAAGCTATAGTAGGAAAATGATCATTTGATCTGATAGAACATGTTCTATCAGATAACAATTCTCATAAACTGATTCCTACGTCTATGCCTGTCCGTACCCAACAAGTCATTGCTATGCTAatctttcatttaaaaaaaatattgcaaCAGCAGCTGTGGGAATATTCAAGAGAACTAATATGAAATGTAATGAAGCATAAAcccaatatatataatataattctCCCCCTCATCATGCTCTAGCCTCTGGCTGGCCCTCTGAAATCAAAATAAAATTCAGACAGCTATGTAGCATCTCAAATAGCTCcctactccctttatagtgccagggctctggtcaaaagaagtgcactgtaaagggaataggatgccttTTGGGACAGACAGCGTTTCTCCTGTGGGTCATTGGTAGATTTCAtactagattttttttaaaggcaggaCCATATCAAATTTCTGTCATGAATAATTTAATTTGATTCTTCACTTCCATTTTTAGCTTCTGTTAGTGATGTGAAAACCTTACTGTTAGAGAGTAAGTGTGGCATGTCTGAGTTCGGGTTTGTGGGTTCTGACTTGTAGTCGAGACTCAGTCCTAAGCAGCGTACCTGCCTGTAGGGGTTAGGGCAGAGTGTCTGAGTTTGGGTTGGTGGGTTCTGACTTGTAGTGGAGACTCAGTCCTAAGCAGCGTTTGGTGAAGTACCTGCCTGTAGGGTTTAGGGCAGAGTGTCTGAGTTTGGGTTTGTGGGTTCTGACTTGTAGTGGAGACTCAGTCCTAAGCAGCGTACCTGCCTGTAGGGTTTAGGGCAGAGTGTCTGAGTTTGGGTTTGTGGGTTCTGACTTGTAGTCGAGACTCAGTCCTAAGCAGCGTACCTGCCTGTAGGGTTTAGGGCAGAGTGTCTGAGTGTCAGAACAGAAGGAGTGTACAGCAGACAGTATTAACTCCTGAGGAAATCTCAAATGAAATGCGGCTTCTGAATGTTTTCTGTACTAGTGACTTTTCCCCTGAACAATGGGATGTATTTATCTTTCAGTACCTCTGATATGTTGCACGTCAAGACCTTGGAGGGATTAGACGGACGTGGAAAGAGTTGTTTTGGATATGACAGGCTGACATAATGCTACATAATGCGTCATAGCGTCTTAAT is from Oncorhynchus nerka isolate Pitt River unplaced genomic scaffold, Oner_Uvic_2.0 unplaced_scaffold_1395, whole genome shotgun sequence and encodes:
- the pus7l gene encoding pseudouridylate synthase PUS7L, producing the protein MTMTEEAPSVPECYISEHEGFYGTIKNFTRDFVVTEIDIHGQMVTKPSVSDVPQSSNITEACPGAKSEGKTNIISPKHQHILKEENTEPGPSQNGDITSTASQDCFDLSIILGQAVCEELEQFTALLREMSSSPNDGVEKKLANQESSNGSEKTMANQELSLGSFPDKHQRANVHRAVRHSFPFLLTVTNQSEIRVKEDPDFKLLSGLVSEEEAEDFIRFIDTKMPNSVYTFRSDDSKEHRTAVHHFLSRRFGKLVETKSFSDQQQKTTAITVRLREKGKPRKRTADDSKEEEVYTAFTLRKENLETLEAISYMAAVLGVLPSDFTYAGIKDKRAVTYQSMVVKKISPQRLREKASEFEKRGVVLSSVRSVSEPLHLGRLQGNHFDLVVRDLRPHQGHGTLMELDSLVQEAVENVKVKGFVNYYGPQRFGTGQSVQSDRVGLALLKEEMVAAVRLFFTPEEGDDPQSVAKRHFLQTDNAKEALSLMPMSKARERMMLRALHRYGTGPEGCTRAWLSLPHGMRVFYPHAYCSRVWNEAAAHRLTTLGHRARQGDLVWKQRREEGIEAGETSLPQVVQFQGDLVWKQRREEGIEAGETSLPQVVQFQGDLVWKQRREEGIEAGETSLPQIHVVTAAEEEEEVYSLGQVVLPMLGNTVKYPENPVGGWYQERLARDGLQSCRFRVTPLKLNLPGCYRPLLAIPHSLTYRLEQGQRAGERQQEWNGKSQASGAVPQYPDTDTTRPGGLERQRGGENVQGNREGESTVQYPGTDTTRPGGLERQRGGENVQGNREGESTVQYPGTDTTRPGGLERQRGGENVQGNGEGESTVQYPGTDTTRPGGLERQRGGESVQGNGEGESTVKYPDTDTTSLTLNFDLDSSCYATICLREVMKC